Proteins from one Dama dama isolate Ldn47 chromosome 12, ASM3311817v1, whole genome shotgun sequence genomic window:
- the CILP gene encoding cartilage intermediate layer protein 1 isoform X1 produces the protein MAGTKACMFFLLVLEITSALGRQMMLTQSVRRVQPGKRTSGVFAKPANLLDSPGEWTTWFNIDHPGGQGDYERLDAIQFYYGDRVCARPLRLEARTTSWTPAGSTGQVVHGSPLEGFWCLNREQRPGQNCSNYTVRFLCPPGSLRRDTERSLWSPWSPWSKCSAACGHPGVQTRSRTCLAETVSLCSEATEEGRHCMEQACSACDLTCPMGKPNAECDACMCQDFVLYGAVSLPGGAPASGAVVYLLSKTPKLLTRTDSSGRFRVPGLCPDGKSILKITKTKFVPIHLMVPKTGLKAATIRAEFVRAETPYIVMNPETKARRAGQSVSLCCKATGKPKPDKYFWYHNNTLLDPSLYKHDSKLVLRNLQRDQAGEYFCKAQSDAGAAKSRIAQLTVIAPDEIPCNPTPESYLIRLPHDCFQNATNSFYYDVGRCPVKTCAGQQDNGIRCRDAVEHCCGISKTEEREIQCSGYTLPTKVATECSCQRCTETRRIVRGRVSAADNGEPLRFGHVYMGNTRVSMTGYKGTFTLHVPQDTERLVLTFVDRMQKFVNTTKVLPFNKKGSAVFHEIKMLRRKEPITLEAMETNIIPLGDMAGEDPVAELEIPSKSFYRQNGEPYLGKVKASVTFLDPRNISTATAAQSDLNFINDEGDTFPLRTYGMFSVDFRDEATSESLNVGKVKVHLDSTQVKMPEHVSMMKLWSLNPDTGLWEEEGDFKPESQRRNRREDRTFLVGNMEIRERRLFNLDVPESRRCFIKVRAYRSERFLPSEQIQGVVVSVINLEPRTGFSSNPRAWGRFDSVLTGPNGACLPAFCDDQSPDAYSAYVLASLAGEELEAVESSPKFNPNAIGVPQPYLNKLKYRRTDHEDPRVKKTAFQISMAKPRPNSAEEGNGPIYAFENLQACEDAPPSAAHFRFYQIEGDRYDYNTVPFNDDDPMSWTEDYLAWWPKPMEFRACYIKVRIVGLPEINVRSRNMGGTHRRTVGKLYGIRDVRSTRDRDQPNVSSACLEFKCSGMLYDQDRVDRTLVKVIPQGSCQRASVNSMLHEYLVNHLPLAVNNDTSEYTMLAPLDPLGHNYGIYTVTDQDPRTAKEIALGRCFDGTSDGSSRVMKANVGVALTFNCVERQVGRQSAFQYLQSTQAQPSPASSVRGRVPSRRQRASQGSQRGGVASLRFPGAAQQPLSD, from the exons ATGGCGGGGACCAAGGCCTGCATGTTCTTTCTCCTAGTTTTGGAGATCACCTCAGCGTTGG GGAGGCAGATGATGCTCACTCAGTCAGTAAGAAGAGTCCAGCCTGGGAAGAGGACCTCAGGTGTCTTTGCCAAGCCTGCTAACCTCCTGGACA GTCCCGGGGAGTGGACGACCTGGTTCAACATTGACCACCCGGGTGGGCAGGGTGACTACGAACGGCTGGATGCCATTCAGTTCTACTATGGGGACCGGGTGTGCGCTCGGCCCCTGCGGCTAGAGGCTCGAACCACCAGCTGGACACCTGCGGGCAGCACTGGCCAAGTGGTCCACGGCAGCCCCCTCGAGGGCTTCTGGTGCCTCAACAGGGAGCAGCGACCCGGCCAGAACTGCTCTAATTACACTGTGCGCTTCCTCTGCCCTCCAG GATCCTTGCGCCGAGACACGGAGCGCAGCCTCTGGAGTCCATGGTCTCCCTGGAGCAAGTGTTCTGCTGCTTGTGGTCACCCTGGGGTCCAGACCCGATCACGCACCTGCTTGGCGGAGACGGTGTCACTGTGCAGTGAGGCCACCGAAGAGGGCCGGCATTGCATGGAACAGGCCTGTTCAG CCTGTGACCTTACCTGCCCCATGGGCAAGCCGAATGCTGAGTGTGATGCGTGCATGTGTCAGGACTTCGTGCTCTATGGGGCTGTCTCCCTCCCTGGGGgtgccccagcctcaggggctgtTGTCTACCTCCTGAGCAAGACACCTAAGCTACTGACCCGGACGGACAGCAGTGGGAGGTTCCGAGTCCCTGGGTTGTGTCCCGATGGCAAAAGCATCCTGAAGATCACAAAGACCAAGTTTGTGCCTATCCACCTCATGGTGCCTAAGACTGGACTGAAGGCAGCCACCATCAGGGCGGAGTTCGTGAGGGCAG AAACGCCATACATTGTGATGAACCCTGAGACGAAGGCGCGAAGAGCCGGGCAGAGCGTGTCCCTATGCTGTaaggccacagggaagcccaaaccagaCAAGTATTTCTG GTACCATAACAACACACTGTTGGACCCCTCCCTCTACAAGCATGACAGCAAGCTGGTGCTGAGGAATCTGCAGCGGGACCAGGCCGGGGAGTACTTCTGCAAGGCCCAGAGCGATGCTGGGGCTGCGAAGTCCCGCATCGCCCAGCTGACTGTCATAG CCCCTGATGAGATTCCTTGCAACCCAACCCCTGAGAGCTACCTTATCCGGCTGCCCCATGACTGTTTCCAGAATGCCACCAACTCCTTCTACTATGATGTGGGTCGTTGCCCTGTCAAGACCTGTGCAGGGCAGCAGGATAATGGGATCAGGTGCCGAGATGCTGTGGAGCACTGCTGTGGGATCTCTAAAACAGAGGAGAGGGAGATCCAGTGCAGCGGGTACACGCTGCCCACCAAGGTGGCCACCGAGTGCAGCTGCCAGCGATGTACGGAGACTCGGAGAATCGTGCGGGGCCGAGTCAGTGCAGCCGACAACGGGGAACCCCTGCGCTTCGGCCACGTGTACATGGGGAATACTCGTGTGAGCATGACTGGCTACAAGGGCACGTTCACTCTCCACGTCCCTCAGGACACAGAGAGGCTGGTGCTCACATTCGTGGACAGGATGCAGAAGTTCGTCAACACCACCAAAGTGCTGCCCTTCAATAAGAAGGGGAGTGCTGTGTTCCATGAGATCAAGATGCTTCGGCGGAAAGAGCCCATCACCTTGGAGGCCATGGAGACCAACATTATCCCCTTGGGGGACATGGCTGGTGAAGACCCTGTGGCTGAGCTGGAGATCCCATCCAAGAGCTTCTACCGGCAGAACGGGGAGCCCTACCTGGGAAAAGTAAAGGCCAGTGTGACCTTCCTGGATCCCCGGAATATTTCCACAGCTACTGCTGCCCAGAGTGACCTGAACTTCATCAATGATGAAGGAGACACTTTCCCTCTTCGGACATATGGCATGTTCTCTGTGGATTTCAGGGATGAAGCCACCTCAGAGTCCCTTAATGTTGGCAAGGTGAAGGTTCATCTTGACTCAACCCAGGTCAAGATGCCAGAGCATGTGTCCATGATGAAACTCTGGTCGCTCAACCCAGACACAGGGCTGTGGGAGGAGGAAGGTGACTTCAAACCTGAAAGCCAAAGGCGGAACAGAAGGGAAGACAGGACCTTCCTGGTGGGCAACATGGAGATCCGTGAGAGGCGGCTTTTTAACCTGGATGTCCCGGAAAGCAGGAGGTGCTTCATCAAGGTGAGGGCCTACCGGAGTGAGAGGTTCTTGCCCAGTGAGCAGATCCAGGGGGTCGTGGTCTCTGTGATCAACCTGGAGCCCAGGACTGGCTTCTCCTCCAACCCCAGGGCCTGGGGCCGCTTTGACAGTGTCCTCACGGGTCCCAATggggcctgcctgcctgccttctgtGACGACCAGTCCCCTGATGCTTACTCTGCCTACGTCTTGGCCAGCCTGGCCGGGGAAGAACTGGAAGCAGTGGAGTCTTCTCCCAAATTCAACCCAAATGCAATCGGTGTCCCTCAGCCCTACCTCAACAAGCTCAAGTACCGCCGGACAGACCATGAGGACCCACGGGTCAAGAAGACGGCTTTCCAGATCAGCATGGCCAAGCCAAGGCCCAACTCAGCTGAGGAGGGCAATGGGCCCATCTATGCATTTGAGAACCTCCAGGCATGCGAGGACGCACCACCCAGTGCGGCCCATTTCCGGTTCTACCAGATCGAGGGGGATCGGTACGACTATAACACAGTCCCTTTCAACGATGACGACCCCATGAGCTGGACTGAAGACTACTTGGCCTGGTGGCCCAAGCCAATGGAGTTCAGGGCTTGCTACATCAAGGTGAGGATTGTGGGGCTGCCAGAGATAAATGTGCGGTCCCGTAACATGGGGGGCACCCACCGGCGGACGGTGGGGAAGCTGTATGGAATCCGGGATGTGAGGAGCACACGGGACAGGGACCAGCCCAACGTCTCCTCTGCCTGCTTGGAGTTCAAGTGCAGCGGGATGCTCTACGACCAGGACCGTGTGGACCGCACGCTGGTGAAGGTCATCCCCCAGGGCAGCTGCCAACGAGCCAGTGTAAACTCTATGCTGCATGAGTACCTGGTCAACCACCTACCGCTGGCGGTCAACAACGACACCAGCGAGTACACCATGCTGGCGCCCTTGGACCCACTGGGCCACAACTATGGCATCTACACTGTCACTGACCAGGACCCTCGCACGGCCAAGGAGATTGCGCTCGGCCGGTGCTTTGATGGCACATCCGATGGCTCCTCCAGAGTCATGAAGGCCAATGTGGGAGTGGCCCTCACCTTTAACTGCGTAGAGAGGCAGGTGGGCCGTCAGAGTGCCTTCCAGTACCTCCAGAGCACCCAAGCCCAGCCCTCCCCTGCAAGCAGTGTCAGGGGAAGAGTGCCCTCAAGGAGGCAGCGGGCAAGCCAGGGCAGCCAGCGTGGAGGGGTGGCCTCTCTGAGGTTTCCTGGGGCTGCTCAGCAGCCTCTGAGCGACTGA
- the CILP gene encoding cartilage intermediate layer protein 1 isoform X2, with product MAGTKACMFFLLVLEITSALGRQMMLTQSVRRVQPGKRTSGVFAKPANLLDRSLRRDTERSLWSPWSPWSKCSAACGHPGVQTRSRTCLAETVSLCSEATEEGRHCMEQACSACDLTCPMGKPNAECDACMCQDFVLYGAVSLPGGAPASGAVVYLLSKTPKLLTRTDSSGRFRVPGLCPDGKSILKITKTKFVPIHLMVPKTGLKAATIRAEFVRAETPYIVMNPETKARRAGQSVSLCCKATGKPKPDKYFWYHNNTLLDPSLYKHDSKLVLRNLQRDQAGEYFCKAQSDAGAAKSRIAQLTVIAPDEIPCNPTPESYLIRLPHDCFQNATNSFYYDVGRCPVKTCAGQQDNGIRCRDAVEHCCGISKTEEREIQCSGYTLPTKVATECSCQRCTETRRIVRGRVSAADNGEPLRFGHVYMGNTRVSMTGYKGTFTLHVPQDTERLVLTFVDRMQKFVNTTKVLPFNKKGSAVFHEIKMLRRKEPITLEAMETNIIPLGDMAGEDPVAELEIPSKSFYRQNGEPYLGKVKASVTFLDPRNISTATAAQSDLNFINDEGDTFPLRTYGMFSVDFRDEATSESLNVGKVKVHLDSTQVKMPEHVSMMKLWSLNPDTGLWEEEGDFKPESQRRNRREDRTFLVGNMEIRERRLFNLDVPESRRCFIKVRAYRSERFLPSEQIQGVVVSVINLEPRTGFSSNPRAWGRFDSVLTGPNGACLPAFCDDQSPDAYSAYVLASLAGEELEAVESSPKFNPNAIGVPQPYLNKLKYRRTDHEDPRVKKTAFQISMAKPRPNSAEEGNGPIYAFENLQACEDAPPSAAHFRFYQIEGDRYDYNTVPFNDDDPMSWTEDYLAWWPKPMEFRACYIKVRIVGLPEINVRSRNMGGTHRRTVGKLYGIRDVRSTRDRDQPNVSSACLEFKCSGMLYDQDRVDRTLVKVIPQGSCQRASVNSMLHEYLVNHLPLAVNNDTSEYTMLAPLDPLGHNYGIYTVTDQDPRTAKEIALGRCFDGTSDGSSRVMKANVGVALTFNCVERQVGRQSAFQYLQSTQAQPSPASSVRGRVPSRRQRASQGSQRGGVASLRFPGAAQQPLSD from the exons ATGGCGGGGACCAAGGCCTGCATGTTCTTTCTCCTAGTTTTGGAGATCACCTCAGCGTTGG GGAGGCAGATGATGCTCACTCAGTCAGTAAGAAGAGTCCAGCCTGGGAAGAGGACCTCAGGTGTCTTTGCCAAGCCTGCTAACCTCCTGGACA GATCCTTGCGCCGAGACACGGAGCGCAGCCTCTGGAGTCCATGGTCTCCCTGGAGCAAGTGTTCTGCTGCTTGTGGTCACCCTGGGGTCCAGACCCGATCACGCACCTGCTTGGCGGAGACGGTGTCACTGTGCAGTGAGGCCACCGAAGAGGGCCGGCATTGCATGGAACAGGCCTGTTCAG CCTGTGACCTTACCTGCCCCATGGGCAAGCCGAATGCTGAGTGTGATGCGTGCATGTGTCAGGACTTCGTGCTCTATGGGGCTGTCTCCCTCCCTGGGGgtgccccagcctcaggggctgtTGTCTACCTCCTGAGCAAGACACCTAAGCTACTGACCCGGACGGACAGCAGTGGGAGGTTCCGAGTCCCTGGGTTGTGTCCCGATGGCAAAAGCATCCTGAAGATCACAAAGACCAAGTTTGTGCCTATCCACCTCATGGTGCCTAAGACTGGACTGAAGGCAGCCACCATCAGGGCGGAGTTCGTGAGGGCAG AAACGCCATACATTGTGATGAACCCTGAGACGAAGGCGCGAAGAGCCGGGCAGAGCGTGTCCCTATGCTGTaaggccacagggaagcccaaaccagaCAAGTATTTCTG GTACCATAACAACACACTGTTGGACCCCTCCCTCTACAAGCATGACAGCAAGCTGGTGCTGAGGAATCTGCAGCGGGACCAGGCCGGGGAGTACTTCTGCAAGGCCCAGAGCGATGCTGGGGCTGCGAAGTCCCGCATCGCCCAGCTGACTGTCATAG CCCCTGATGAGATTCCTTGCAACCCAACCCCTGAGAGCTACCTTATCCGGCTGCCCCATGACTGTTTCCAGAATGCCACCAACTCCTTCTACTATGATGTGGGTCGTTGCCCTGTCAAGACCTGTGCAGGGCAGCAGGATAATGGGATCAGGTGCCGAGATGCTGTGGAGCACTGCTGTGGGATCTCTAAAACAGAGGAGAGGGAGATCCAGTGCAGCGGGTACACGCTGCCCACCAAGGTGGCCACCGAGTGCAGCTGCCAGCGATGTACGGAGACTCGGAGAATCGTGCGGGGCCGAGTCAGTGCAGCCGACAACGGGGAACCCCTGCGCTTCGGCCACGTGTACATGGGGAATACTCGTGTGAGCATGACTGGCTACAAGGGCACGTTCACTCTCCACGTCCCTCAGGACACAGAGAGGCTGGTGCTCACATTCGTGGACAGGATGCAGAAGTTCGTCAACACCACCAAAGTGCTGCCCTTCAATAAGAAGGGGAGTGCTGTGTTCCATGAGATCAAGATGCTTCGGCGGAAAGAGCCCATCACCTTGGAGGCCATGGAGACCAACATTATCCCCTTGGGGGACATGGCTGGTGAAGACCCTGTGGCTGAGCTGGAGATCCCATCCAAGAGCTTCTACCGGCAGAACGGGGAGCCCTACCTGGGAAAAGTAAAGGCCAGTGTGACCTTCCTGGATCCCCGGAATATTTCCACAGCTACTGCTGCCCAGAGTGACCTGAACTTCATCAATGATGAAGGAGACACTTTCCCTCTTCGGACATATGGCATGTTCTCTGTGGATTTCAGGGATGAAGCCACCTCAGAGTCCCTTAATGTTGGCAAGGTGAAGGTTCATCTTGACTCAACCCAGGTCAAGATGCCAGAGCATGTGTCCATGATGAAACTCTGGTCGCTCAACCCAGACACAGGGCTGTGGGAGGAGGAAGGTGACTTCAAACCTGAAAGCCAAAGGCGGAACAGAAGGGAAGACAGGACCTTCCTGGTGGGCAACATGGAGATCCGTGAGAGGCGGCTTTTTAACCTGGATGTCCCGGAAAGCAGGAGGTGCTTCATCAAGGTGAGGGCCTACCGGAGTGAGAGGTTCTTGCCCAGTGAGCAGATCCAGGGGGTCGTGGTCTCTGTGATCAACCTGGAGCCCAGGACTGGCTTCTCCTCCAACCCCAGGGCCTGGGGCCGCTTTGACAGTGTCCTCACGGGTCCCAATggggcctgcctgcctgccttctgtGACGACCAGTCCCCTGATGCTTACTCTGCCTACGTCTTGGCCAGCCTGGCCGGGGAAGAACTGGAAGCAGTGGAGTCTTCTCCCAAATTCAACCCAAATGCAATCGGTGTCCCTCAGCCCTACCTCAACAAGCTCAAGTACCGCCGGACAGACCATGAGGACCCACGGGTCAAGAAGACGGCTTTCCAGATCAGCATGGCCAAGCCAAGGCCCAACTCAGCTGAGGAGGGCAATGGGCCCATCTATGCATTTGAGAACCTCCAGGCATGCGAGGACGCACCACCCAGTGCGGCCCATTTCCGGTTCTACCAGATCGAGGGGGATCGGTACGACTATAACACAGTCCCTTTCAACGATGACGACCCCATGAGCTGGACTGAAGACTACTTGGCCTGGTGGCCCAAGCCAATGGAGTTCAGGGCTTGCTACATCAAGGTGAGGATTGTGGGGCTGCCAGAGATAAATGTGCGGTCCCGTAACATGGGGGGCACCCACCGGCGGACGGTGGGGAAGCTGTATGGAATCCGGGATGTGAGGAGCACACGGGACAGGGACCAGCCCAACGTCTCCTCTGCCTGCTTGGAGTTCAAGTGCAGCGGGATGCTCTACGACCAGGACCGTGTGGACCGCACGCTGGTGAAGGTCATCCCCCAGGGCAGCTGCCAACGAGCCAGTGTAAACTCTATGCTGCATGAGTACCTGGTCAACCACCTACCGCTGGCGGTCAACAACGACACCAGCGAGTACACCATGCTGGCGCCCTTGGACCCACTGGGCCACAACTATGGCATCTACACTGTCACTGACCAGGACCCTCGCACGGCCAAGGAGATTGCGCTCGGCCGGTGCTTTGATGGCACATCCGATGGCTCCTCCAGAGTCATGAAGGCCAATGTGGGAGTGGCCCTCACCTTTAACTGCGTAGAGAGGCAGGTGGGCCGTCAGAGTGCCTTCCAGTACCTCCAGAGCACCCAAGCCCAGCCCTCCCCTGCAAGCAGTGTCAGGGGAAGAGTGCCCTCAAGGAGGCAGCGGGCAAGCCAGGGCAGCCAGCGTGGAGGGGTGGCCTCTCTGAGGTTTCCTGGGGCTGCTCAGCAGCCTCTGAGCGACTGA